One window of the Chloroflexota bacterium genome contains the following:
- the ccsA gene encoding cytochrome c biogenesis protein CcsA — MEPKPKFLSVLDTLTATLFVVSVVLVFFYAPMERTMGAVQKVFYFHVATAWVGMLGFLVAAVVGVFYLIKGERKYDIMGLAAIEISLVFFFVAIIMGSIWARPIWNTWWTWDPRLTTATIVELIYAAYMMLRQGIDDPDRRARFGAVYAVLGFVSVPLTFISIRMLRTIHPVVVGNSDPGAEGSFSMTGPMKTAFFFSLFTFSVLFIDLFWHRFRMGKLAAKVEELRLKISA; from the coding sequence TTCTTATCAGTCCTTGATACCCTTACGGCAACCCTTTTCGTTGTTTCTGTAGTCCTGGTATTTTTCTATGCCCCGATGGAACGCACGATGGGCGCGGTGCAAAAAGTATTCTATTTTCATGTGGCGACGGCCTGGGTGGGCATGCTTGGATTTTTAGTGGCTGCCGTTGTGGGCGTGTTCTACCTGATCAAAGGAGAGCGCAAATACGACATTATGGGGCTGGCTGCCATTGAGATCAGCCTGGTCTTCTTCTTTGTCGCCATCATCATGGGTTCTATCTGGGCGCGTCCGATCTGGAATACCTGGTGGACCTGGGACCCGCGCCTGACCACGGCAACCATCGTCGAGTTGATCTATGCTGCCTATATGATGCTGCGTCAGGGCATCGATGACCCCGACCGCCGCGCCCGCTTTGGGGCTGTCTACGCCGTGCTGGGTTTTGTCAGCGTTCCCCTGACCTTTATCTCCATTCGCATGTTGCGCACCATCCACCCGGTTGTGGTTGGCAATAGCGATCCCGGCGCTGAAGGCTCCTTCAGCATGACCGGCCCGATGAAAACCGCCTTTTTCTTCAGCCTGTTCACCTTCTCGGTACTCTTTATTGATCTTTTTTGGCATCGATTCCGCATGGGAAAACTGGCCGCCAAGGTCGAAGAGCTGCGCCTGAAAATTTCCGCATAA